The nucleotide sequence TCGGGTATTGCTCGGCCTCGGGGAAGGGATGCACTGGCCGATGAACTCCAAATGGGTCAAGACCTGGTTTCCGCCCATGGAGCGGGCCCGTGCGAACATGTTTTGGGAGTTCGGCCTCACCGTCGGACCCATTATCACGGGTCCCCTGGTGACCTGGTTGATCCTCAGTTCGGGATCGTGGCGGGTGCCGTTTTATGTGATGGCGGTCATCGGGCTGGTGATCATGGTGCCGATCATTTGGTGGGTGGCGAAAGACCGGCCGGAACAGAGCCGTTTCGTGTCCGCATCCGAACTGGAGTACATCCGGGCGGGGGCCGAGGCGGAAGCGGAGGAAGCGGGCGAATCCGTGACCGTCGGGGACGTGCTGCGCAAAGGGGATTTTTGGCTGCTGCTCATCAACTGGTCCGGCATGGCCACCGTCTTCTACGGGATCACCTTCTGGCTGCCGAACTATCTCATGAAGGTGCGGCACATCGACCTGCACATGACCGGCTTCTGGTACATGCTGCCGTACATTTTGATGACCGTGTTCATGATCATCACCGCACTGATCAGCGACAAACTGATGAAGCGCTCGGTCTTTGCCGGCATCGGGACCTTGATCGCCGGACTGGGCCTGTGGCTGGGAACCCGAACGGCGGATCTGACCCCGGCGATGATCCTCATCTCCATCTCCGCAGCGATGAACGGCGTCGTCCTGCCGACAATCTGGAGCTCCCTGCAGCGGATGTTCCCCAGCCGCAATGTCGGCGTGGGCGCGGGCTTGCTCAACGGCCTCGAGAACATCATCGCCGCCGTCGGGACGTACATTCTCGGCATCTCGTTCGCCGTCGGATTCCCGTATTTAATTATCTTCGCCTTTGTCGGCGGCATCAGCGGCTTGATTCTGACCAAACGCGGATATTGAGTTTGAGCCGTCGGCGGCCCCTTTCGCAGCACCGCCGGCGGCCGCCGACTGCGGAAAACGGCTACGAGCCGGTCGGAATGCGATTCGGTTGAATCCGAACCGACTGCAGGATCAGGCGATCGCCCGATACCTGCCAGCGCGACTCCACGGTGCCCAATCGGTCCACATGGGCGGCACCGGCGATTGGCTGTTCCCCGATCAAGGCTTCGCCAATCCCGTCCCCGTTCTCATCGACCGGATCGTGCGCCCCTCCGCCCGGCCCCAAGGGCAGAACACGCACACCCTGCAGTTGAAGGTGCCCGTCCTTCA is from Kyrpidia tusciae DSM 2912 and encodes:
- a CDS encoding MFS transporter, whose amino-acid sequence is MSHPSSLSGLGAVDRPTTRFRWWFAIALWILLLISYIDRTNISIAGPEMVKSGVVTTNALALANSLFLFAYGLANIFGGYLGDRLGPRKVALIALVWWSVMTLFTGAVWSSLALVLSRVLLGLGEGMHWPMNSKWVKTWFPPMERARANMFWEFGLTVGPIITGPLVTWLILSSGSWRVPFYVMAVIGLVIMVPIIWWVAKDRPEQSRFVSASELEYIRAGAEAEAEEAGESVTVGDVLRKGDFWLLLINWSGMATVFYGITFWLPNYLMKVRHIDLHMTGFWYMLPYILMTVFMIITALISDKLMKRSVFAGIGTLIAGLGLWLGTRTADLTPAMILISISAAMNGVVLPTIWSSLQRMFPSRNVGVGAGLLNGLENIIAAVGTYILGISFAVGFPYLIIFAFVGGISGLILTKRGY